A window from Salvia miltiorrhiza cultivar Shanhuang (shh) chromosome 2, IMPLAD_Smil_shh, whole genome shotgun sequence encodes these proteins:
- the LOC131008568 gene encoding chaperone protein ClpD, chloroplastic, giving the protein MEVSCSPPLSVNCVLNSGPLRRVSASAAHRRGHKLVAFSPNCSPSSSSSSSCDAATSSACSTSSSSSSSYFGISLAQNCGLHRNNTVALKKPRRSFFVVSGIFERFTERSIKAVMFSQREAKAMGKDMVYTQHLLLGLVAEDRASGGFLGSGITIDAARAAVQSLWQEDDQNDGNGESAQQSETSATDVPFSASTKRVFEAAVEYSRTMGYNYIAPEHIAIGLFTVDDGNANRVLKRLGVNVNRLATAAVSRLQGELAKDGREPTSTAFKRSRDNIIPEKINQAKSSESATEKKALDLFCVDLTARASQGSIDPVISRDTEIQRVIQILCRRTKSNPILLGEAGVGKTAIAEGLALNIADGTVPFFLMKKRILSLDIGLLIAGAKERGELEGRVTMLLKEIKKSGNIILFIDEVHTLIGSGTVGRGNKGSGLDIANLLKPSLGRSEFQCIASTTMDEFRLHFEKDKALARRFQPVLINEPSQADAVQILMGLRDKYESHHKCVYTLEAINAAVHLSARFIPDRYLPDKAIDLIDEAGSRARMEASKRKKEKRTSVLSKSPSDYWQEIRAAQAMHEASLATRLAENDDSLSLVEKERLISDPSLLSSSSDDEITVVGPEDIATVASFSSGIPVNKLTADERMQLVGLDEQLKKRVVGQDEAVAAICRAVKRSRVGLKDPDRPIAAMLFCGPTGVGKTELTKALAASYFGSESAMLRLDMSEYMERHTVSKLIGSPPGYVGYGEGGTLTEAIRKRPFTVVLLDEIEKAHPDIFNILLQLFEDGHLTDSQGRRVSFKNALVVMTSNVGSAAIAKGRHNSFGFFTNEDESASYVGLKALVLEELKGYFRPELLNRIDEVVVFRPLEKPQMLEILDIMLREVKDRLACLGIGLEVSEAVMELICEQGYDRSYGARPLRRAVTLMIEDLVSESLLSDEYKDGDIAVIDVDSSGNPVVTNKSNHRIELSDTSSKL; this is encoded by the exons atGGAGGTGTCGTGTTCACCGCCGCTCTCCGTCAATTGCGTGCTGAATTCCGGTCCACTCCGGCGCGTTTCTGCATCCGCCGCTCACCGCCGTGGTCACAAATTAGTAGCGTTTTCCCCAAATTGCTctccctcctcctcctcctcctcctcctgtGATGCCGCCACTTCCAGTGCTTGCAGCACCAGCAGCAGCTCTTCTTCCTCTTATTTCGGAATCTCGCTTGCTCAAAATTGTGGATTGCATCGGAATAACACAGTTGCTCTGAAGAAGCCCAGGCGCTCGTTTTTCGTGGTTTCAGGAATCTTCGAGAGGTTCACGGAGAGATCGATCAAAGCGGTGATGTTCTCGCAGAGAGAAGCCAAGGCTATGGGCAAGGACATGGTATACACGCAGCACCTGTTGCTAGGCCTCGTCGCAGAGGATCGCGCCTCCGGTGGATTCTTGGGATCTGGCATCACCATTGATGCTGCACGAGCTGCTGTCCAGAGTTTGTGGCAGGAGGATGATCAGAACGACGGGAATGGGGAGAGTGCGCAGCAGTCCGAGACTTCAGCTACGGATGTGCCATTTTCTGCTAGCACAAAGCGCGTGTTTGAGGCTGCAGTCGAGTACTCCAGGACTATGGGGTATAATTACATTGCACCGGAGCATATCGCTATTGGATTGTTCACCGTCGATGATGGCAATGCTAACCGTGTGCTTAAGAG ATTAGGTGTCAATGTGAACCGTTTGGCAACAGCTGCAGTCTCCAGACTTCAAGGAGAGCTTGCCAAAGATGGAAGAGAACCAACGTCTACTGCATTTAAAAGGTCACGGGATAATATCATTCCTGAGAAAATCAATCAGGCAAAATCCTCTGAAAGTGCAACAG AGAAAAAAGCTCTTGACCTATTCTGTGTGGATCTCACTGCCCGTGCTAGCCAGGGATCCATTGATCCTGTAATTAGTCGAGATACTGAAATACAGAGGGTCATTCAAATTCTTTGCCGAAGAACCAAGAGTAATCCAATTCTTCTTGGTGAAGCTGGGGTTGGAAAGACAGCAATTGCAGAAGGACTGGCTCTGAATATTGCTGATGGGACTGTTCCCTTCTTTCTAATG AAAAAGCGGATATTATCTTTGGATATAGGTCTCCTAATAGCAGGTGCAAAGGAGAGGGGAGAGTTAGAGGGTCGTGTGACCATGTTACTAAAAGAGATTAAAAAGTCAG gaaatataattttatttattgatgaGGTCCACACGCTTATTGGTTCCGGCACAGTTGGACGAGGAAATAAGGGTTCTGGTCTGGATATAGCCAACCTATTGAAGCCATCACTTGGACGGAGTGAATTCCAG TGTATTGCATCCACAACTATGGATGAATTTCGCTTGCATTTTGAGAAGGATAAAGCATTGGCACGGAGATTTCAACCTGTTTTGATTAATGAACCAAGTCAG GCTGATGCAGTTCAGATACTGATGGGTTTGCGTGACAAGTATGAGTCTCACCACAAATGTGTATACACTTTGGAGGCCATTAATGCTGCTGTACATCTGTCTGCTAGATTTATCCCAGATAGATATCTTCCTGATAAAGCTATTGATCTTATCGATGAGGCTGGAAGTAGAGCACGAATGGAAGCATCTAAGCGCAAAAAGGAAAAGCGAACTTCTGTACTGTCAAAATCGCCAAGTGATTATTGGCAAGAAATTAGAGCTGCTCAGGCCATGCATGAAGCA TCACTGGCAACAAGACTGGCAGAAAATGATGACAGCTTGAGCTTAGTGGAGAAGGAGAGACTTATTTCTGATCCGTCTTTGCTGTCGTCATCCTCAGATGATGA AATTACAGTGGTTGGACCTGAGGATATAGCTACTGTTGCCTCATTCTCTTCAGGAATCCCAGTTAACAAACTAACAGCTGATGAAAGAATGCAGCTGGTGGGCCTTGATGAACAGCTGAAGAAAAGAGTTGTTGGTCAAGATGAGGCTGTAGCTGCTATTTGTCGGGCTGTGAAAAGATCTCGTGTTGGCTTGAAGGACCCAGATAGACCAATTGCCGCAATGCTCTTCTGTGGCCCTACTGGTGTTGGGAAAACTGAACTCACCAAAGCTTTGGCAGCAAGTTATTTTGGTTCT GAGTCTGCCATGCTAAGATTGGACATGAGTGAATATATGGAGCGGCATACTGTAAGCAAGCTAATTGGATCTCCTCCAGGTTATGTCGGTTATGGAGAAGGAGGCACTCTAACTGAAGCTATAAGAAAACGGCCCTTTACTGTTGTGCTGTTAGATGAGATTGAGAAAGCTCACCCAGATATATTCAACATCCTGCTGCAATTGTTTGAAGATGGCCACCTAACAGATTCTCAG GGTCGAAGAGTATCATTCAAGAATGCACTGGTAGTAATGACTTCCAATGTGGGATCTGCTGCCATTGCTAAGGGTAGACACAACTCCTTTGGTTTTTTTACCAATGAAGATGAGTCAGCATCATATGTTGGACTGAAAGCTTTGGTGCTGGAAGAGCTAAAAGGTTATTTCCGGCCAGAATTGCTCAATAGAATAGATGAAGTAGTGGTGTTTCGTCCTCTTGAGAAACCTCAG ATGCTTGAGATATTGGATATAATGCTACGTGAAGTGAAAGATCGTCTGGCATGTTTGGGAATTGGTCTGGAGGTATCAGAAGCAGTGATGGAGTTGATATGCGAACAAGGTTATGACCGGAGTTATGGAGCTCGCCCTCTCAGACGAGCAGTTACTCTTATGATTGAAGATCTGGTAAGTGAATCTCTACTTTCTGATGAATACAAGGATGGCGACATTGCTGTAATCGATGTGGATAGTTCTGGGAATCCAGTCGTCACCAACAAATCAAACCATAGAATCGAATTATCAGACACGAGCTCCAAATTATAA